From Schizosaccharomyces pombe strain 972h- genome assembly, chromosome: II, the proteins below share one genomic window:
- the snx3 gene encoding sorting nexin Snx3: protein MDKLSRPEIRQQTTQQMYDVPENILEIDVINPQTHGIGRNMFTTYEIVCRTNMPYFRLHNSSVRRRYSEFEKFHDMLERESGRVSIPPLPGKIFTQRFRDDVIEERRQGLENFLRLVAGHPLIQTHSRVLSSFLQSPEFKPTP from the exons ATGGATAAATTAAGTAGACCGGAAATCAGGCAGCAAACTACTCAACAAATGTATGATGTTCCTGAAAACATCCTTGAAATTGAT GTTATAAATCCACAAACTCACGGTATTGGAAGAAACATGTTTACTACTTATGAAATTGTTTGTCGG ACCAATATGCCCTATTTTCGTCTACATAATTCTAGCGTTCGTCGACGTTACAGCGAATTCGAGAAATTTCACGATATGCTTGAAAGAGAGTCCGGTCGTGTTTCAATTCCACCACTTCCAGGAAAGATATTCACTCAAAGATTTAGAGATGATGTTATCGAAGAACGTAGACAAGGtttggaaaattttttacgaCT AGTTGCTGGACATCCTCTTATTCAAACCCATTCTCGTGttttatcttcttttttacaaagCCCGGAATTCAAGCCTACGCCATAA
- the pus2 gene encoding tRNA pseudouridine synthase Pus2, protein MTSISKRKNQQEHIPAEDLETPKLPKREKIEGTKESNKVRIIILLGYSGYGYHGIQINNPLKTIEGDVVAVLKKLGYLKTNNIDAEHLCIARAARTDKGVHTLRNLISLNLFVDKPLDISLLKTELNEALCSQIRVWSVFPAPKYFNPRISCESRTYEYLIPSFALLPPKPSCPLFKKMQKNLSRKLDNELERNLVYSMNDLISFWNTVKLKQKEIQEMFDTNKDAFTNPFKGMFYEKPIPAGIVIPPQAKLKKALKQAEYYCYMNYRIKEDRLKVLQQLLKKYEGRHNFHNFTVTDDSTSPSNYRFIESVTCGTPFVYENWEWIPVTIKGNSFMLNQIRKMMAHVLMIIRSCAPTGLIDKAFDPNITMNISKSPGHVLLLKDIKFSSYNDSVTDGLEKIQFDCFEEDILSLKIKTIYPDIIKLEQKEKLFFSFLSYIDQHTGHQFDYLFG, encoded by the exons atgacttCTATCtcgaaaagaaaaaatcaacagGAGCATATACCCGCAGAGGATCTAGAAACACCAAAATTACCAAAGCGAGAAAAAATCGAGGGCACAAAAGAATCTAACAAAGTTCGTATCATCATTTTATTGGGATATTCTGGTTATGGTTACCATGGgattcaaataaataatccccttaaaacaattgaagGAGATGTTGTAGCtgtacttaaaaaattgggctatttaaaaacaaataacaTTGATGCTGAACATTTGTGTATTGCGCGAGCAGCTAGAACAGACAAAGGGGTCCATACATtaagaaatttaatatcattaaatctttttgtCGATAAGCCACTAGATATTTCCTTACTTAAAACTGAGTTGAATGAAGCACTTTGTTCTCAAATTCGTGTGTGGAGTGTCTTTCCTGCGCCAAAGTACTTTAATCCTAGGATTTCTTGCGAGTCAAGGACATATGAATACTtaattccttcttttgctttacTTCCTCCTAAGCCCTCTTGTcctctttttaaaaaaatgcagaAAAACTTATCAAGAAAACTGGATAATGAGttagaaagaaatttagTTTATTCAATGAACgatttgatttctttttggaataCAGTGAAGCTTAAGCAGAAGGAAATACAAGAAATGTTTGATACTAATAAAGATGCATTCACTAACCCATTTAAAGGTATGTTCTATGAAAAGCCTATTCCGGCTGGGATTGTAATACCTCCCCaagcaaaattaaagaagGCTTTAAAGCAAGCTGAATATTATTGCTATATGAATTATCGTATAAAAGAGGATCGTTTAAAGGTTTTACAACagcttttaaagaaatacgAAGGCCGGCATAATTTTCATAACTTTACTGTCACTGATGACTCCACATCACCAAGTAATTATCGATTCATTGAGAGTGTTACTTGCGGAActccttttgtttatgaaaacTGGGAATGGATTCCTGTTACGATTAAAGGTAATTCTTTTATGCTAAATCAGATTCGTAAAATGATGGCTCATGTTCTGATGATTATACGAAGCTGTGCTCCTACGGGATTAATAGACAAAGCGTTCGATCCAAATATAACGATGAACATTAGTAAAAGTCCAGGTCatgttcttcttttaaaagatattaaattttcttcttataACGATTCTGTTACAGATGGTctagaaaaaattcaatttgatTGCTTTGAAGAAGACATTCTGTccttaaaaattaaaactatTTACCCCGACATAATTAAGTTAGAACAAAAAGAGAAACT ATTTTTCAGTTTCCTGTCTTATATCGATCAACATACTGGACATcaatttgattatttatttggATGA
- the mrpl38 gene encoding putative mitochondrial ribosomal protein subunit L38, with amino-acid sequence MIGLKGILKVIDNSGATLAECIRVVRAGKFASLGDEVVVVVKKARSGSSVTAANKVKRGDIHHAIIVRTKSPVRRPDGRYVRFDDNACVLVNKECEPLGTRILSVVANELRTKHHTKIASLAPRTI; translated from the exons ATGATCGGACTTAAAGGTATACTCAAAGTTATCGACAATTCC GGTGCTACCTTAGCTGAGTGCATTCGTGTAGTTCGCGCGGGAAAATTCGCTTCACTTG GTGATGAAGTGGTAGTAGTGGTAAAAAAGGCACGAAGCGGTTCATCAGTTACTGCTGCTAATAAAGTTAAACGCGGTGATATCCACCATGCTATCATTGTTCGGACGAAATCACCAGTTCGAAGACCCGATGGTCGTTATGTTCGTTTTGATGATAATGCCTGCGTCTTGGTTAATAAGGAGTGTGAGCCTCTGGGAACCCGTATCTTGTCAGTCGTTGCCAACGAGCTCAGAACAAAACATCATACTAAAATAGCATCTCTTGCTCCACGAACCATCTGA
- the cwf29 gene encoding RNA-binding protein Cwf29 translates to MNSIRQIERLNEQELDKPFSSSWHQDYSDSAYIYIGNLDFDLNEDDILCVFSEFGEPVDINLVRDKETGKSKGFAFLKYEDQRSTVLAVDNMTNVKLLDRLVRVDHVASYKVPQKEKEPANLVPLGESGSSLSVSTINTSNLPDHDYKTIIQNEVEQTLSPKDEKDLLDPMRDYIHREKRRKLKHESSDRSDKSDSNRHSRHHRRHSRSRRHRDLDG, encoded by the exons ATGAA CTCCATTCGTCAAATTGAGCGTTTAAACGAGCAAGAGTTGGATAAACCTTTTAGCAGTTCTTGGCACCAAGATTATAGTGATAGTGCATATATTTACATCGGCAACTTAGATTTTGATTTGAACGAAGATGATATTTTATGTGTGTTTTCTGAGTTTGGCGAGCCAGTGGATATTAATTTAGTGCGCGACAAAGAAACCGGAAAATCGAAAGGCTTCGCCTTTCTAAAATATGAGGATCAACGTTCGACAGTCCTTGCCGTTGACAATATGACGAATGTAAAGTTACTTGACAGATTGGTTCGTGTTGATCACGTTGCTAGCTACAAAGTACcgcaaaaagaaaaagaaccTGCCAACTTAGTACCGTTAGGCGAATCAGGTAGTTCTCTTTCAGTGAGTACAATCAACACTTCTAATTTACCAGACCATGACTACAAAACGATAATACAAAACGAAGTTGAACAAACACTCTCACccaaagatgaaaaagatttacTTGATCCCATGCGTGATTACATTCATAGAGAAAAGCGTAGAAAGCTCAAGCATGAATCGTCGGACCGTTCAGATAAATCAGATTCAAACCGTCATTCCCGTCATCATCGTCGACATTCCCGTAGTCGTCGACATCGTGATCTGGATGGATAG
- the sog2 gene encoding leucine-rich repeat protein Sog2 produces the protein MSAHEVSSTKNSEIERIIKEAEDAGPENALTLDLSHLNLRELPYEQLERIQGRIARLALGHNFIKSIGPEILKFTRLRYLNIRSNVLREFPESLCRLESLEILDISRNKIKQLPESFGALMNLKVLSISKNRLFELPTYIAHMPNLEILKIENNHIVFPPPHIANNDLQDSDMQLFIANIKGYLSRNESVFRTRSESTVSAALSASANLSHSEENDSSVVDSYLFSAPSDTSHAVSPGMLTFVTPSPHSHSPAGHQQSTPKSTLSKTNENSEGTLYDSNVAHGCTHPPSLNQLNKFHLDASPRQARPRRSVSLATGLNSPSVSKPPSSATGPLYHSPQSSLTNSSVASADVQERTHNTNGASPIQDQISEFTDQHQNPSNNDAASTQSILKTAPTQLSASAKTSAISLPEVAKKERNRSNSTNDDYSSTRLPSSVLHRLEALKEARKLSEQLPNRIFAQDPHPSPRLKKEETHENGSNLTNDSVNSYFSNIGGSEVEMKHSAFEKTLESSRGILFSLSQVQQALRQQLLFCSNPVVLDSMRHVLHTANVQIKRLILCFEDTQQSNDGTANINSIVNASLSCISSFRKLIEVTKKFLNELTSRADVRYVRLLLLILFDAAKELQNALVPLSPSQPHSGNNIFADQVRQSPTSMIRTASGLTNRIVSVEKPASVMNPEIDKQIQDQVALATNSAMSVLTLLIDAVPKNNQPDLVNENIAPNLISKLRELGSLSAAACDVTRKLKHRLLTFQTNPEELEWQLFLDDTQAFVKSIIAVANLAKALSSEYTFQKSVLAGLSAATRSTKDLTILLSSSARHYTESSLATPVPLMSPIARVPATPLSAALGSAAQSITSPLIMSPAAIPASAYSTNKIDYFTDADGNVEGLQR, from the coding sequence ATGTCTGCTCATGAGGTGTCCTCCACAAAAAACtcagaaattgaaagaattattaaagaGGCAGAAGATGCGGGTCCTGAAAATGCACTTACGTTAGATCTATCTCATCTAAACTTGCGGGAATTACCTTATGAACAATTGGAAAGAATCCAGGGTCGGATAGCGAGACTAGCGCTAGGCCATAACTTTATAAAGAGTATTGGTCCTGAAATCCTAAAGTTTACTCGTCTCCGGTACCTAAATATTAGATCGAATGTCCTTAGAGAGTTTCCCGAATCTTTGTGTCGACTTGAGTCacttgaaattttagaCATTTCTCGCAATAAAATCAAGCAACTGCCAGAATCCTTTGGAGCTTTAATGAACCTTAAAgttctttcaatttctaaaaatcgTCTTTTTGAGCTTCCCACCTACATTGCACATATGCCGAATCTTGAAATTcttaaaattgaaaacaatcACATTGTGTTTCCTCCTCCGCATATCGCTAATAATGACTTGCAAGATTCTGATATGCAGTTGTTTATTGCCAATATAAAGGGATATTTGTCGCGAAACGAATCAGTCTTTAGAACGCGAAGTGAAAGTACTGTTTCCGCTGCTTTATCCGCTTCAGCTAATCTTAGTCACTCGGAAGAAAATGACTCCTCTGTGGTTGATTCTTACTTATTTAGTGCCCCATCAGATACTAGCCATGCGGTTTCACCTGGCATGCTGACGTTTGTCACGCCAAGTCCCCATTCACATTCTCCTGCCGGGCATCAACAGTCCACACCCAAATCGACTTTGTCAAAGACAAATGAGAACTCAGAAGGAACATTGTATGATTCAAATGTTGCTCATGGATGCACTCATCCTCCATCACTTAATcaattaaacaaatttcatCTAGATGCGTCGCCTAGACAAGCCCGTCCTCGTAGGTCAGTTTCTTTAGCTACTGGCCTCAATTCTCCTTCTGTTTCAAAACCACCTTCTTCTGCTACAGGACCATTGTACCATTCACCCCAAAGCTCACTCACCAATTCCTCCGTCGCTAGTGCAGACGTTCAAGAACGTACTCACAATACTAACGGCGCTAGCCCCATTCAAGACCAAATTTCAGAATTCACTGATCAACATCAAAATCCCTCAAATAATGATGCTGCTTCCACACAATCGATTCTAAAAACAGCTCCAACGCAGTTGAGTGCGAGTGCTAAAACATCAGCCATAAGTTTACCTGAGGTTGCCAAGAAAGAGCGTAATAGAAGCAATAGTACAAATGATGATTACTCTTCTACTAGACTTCCATCGAGTGTTTTACATCGTCTTGAAGCCCTTAAAGAAGCGCGCAAACTTTCTGAGCAATTACCAAATCGAATTTTTGCTCAAGATCCTCATCCTTCCCCtcgtttgaaaaaagaagaaacgCATGAAAATGGCTCCAATTTGACAAATGACTCGGTCAACAGCTACTTCAGTAACATTGGAGGGAGTGAGGTTGAAATGAAGCACTCGGcctttgaaaaaactttagAGTCGTCTAGGGGCATATTGTTTTCGCTTTCGCAAGTCCAACAAGCCCTTCGTCAgcaacttcttttttgcagCAACCCCGTTGTTTTAGATTCTATGCGTCATGTGTTACATACTGCCAATGTTCAAATTAAGCGGCTAATTCTGTGCTTTGAGGATACCCAACAAAGCAATGATGGAACTGCAAACATTAATTCCATAGTAAACGCTTCATTGTCTTGTATCAGCTCGTTTCGTAAACTAATTGAAGtgacaaaaaaatttttaaatgagcTCACTAGTCGTGCGGATGTCCGATATGTTCGGCTTTTACTGCTAATTCTTTTCGATGCTGCAAAGGAGTTACAAAACGCCTTGGTACCATTGAGTCCATCACAACCCCATAGTGGTAATAACATATTCGCCGATCAGGTACGTCAATCTCCGACAAGTATGATCCGGACTGCATCTGGGCTTACGAACAGAATCGTTAGCGTTGAAAAACCAGCATCAGTGATGAATCCTGAAAttgataaacaaatacaagATCAGGTCGCTTTAGCAACAAACAGTGCAATGTCAGTTTTGACATTACTAATTGATGCTGTTCCTAAAAATAACCAGCCTGATCtagtaaatgaaaacatcGCACCCAATTTGATTAGTAAGTTACGTGAATTGGGATCATTATCCGCCGCCGCCTGTGATGTTACTAGAAAACTTAAGCATCGCCTTCTAACTTTTCAAACGAATCCGGAAGAATTGGAATGGCAGCTTTTTTTGGACGACACTCAAGCATTTGTCAAGTCTATTATTGCAGTCGCAAATTTAGCGAAAGCGTTATCCAGTGAATATACATTCCAAAAAAGCGTATTAGCTGGTCTTTCAGCTGCAACAAGATCTACAAAAGATCTTACTATCTTACTTTCTTCCTCTGCTCGACATTACACTGAGTCATCTTTAGCCACTCCTGTTCCTTTGATGTCCCCAATAGCCCGCGTACCTGCAACACCGTTGTCAGCGGCTCTGGGTTCGGCTGCTCAATCTATTACATCTCCTCTAATCATGTCACCAGCTGCAATTCCGGCGTCAGCCTATAGTACTAATAAAATCGATTACTTTACTGACGCGGATGGGAACGTGGAAGGTTTACAGCgctaa
- the lub1 gene encoding WD repeat protein Lub1 gives MTSYELSRELGGHKQDVRGVCSISNELIGSASRDGTYSVWEQINGEWTPHFYENHEGFVNCVCYVPAIDKNSRGYIFSGGQDKCGILQEVGTNSPSYYLFGHESNICSASALNSETIITGSWDSTARVWALGQCKYVLKGHQSSVWAVLALGEDIFITGSADKLIKIWNGEKLVKSILAHNDCVRSLCQIPGGFASCSNDGVIKLWTSDGEFLYELHGHTSFVYSLTYIHNQQLIASCGEDRTIRIWKGKECLQCITLPTTSVWSVSSLPNGDLVCGSSDGFVRIFTVDKVRVAPTEVLKNFEERVSQFAISSQEVGDIKKGSLPGLEILSKPGKADGDVVMVRVNNDVEAYQWSQKENEWKKIGQVVDAVGNNRKQLFEGKEYDYVFDVDVADGQAPLKLPYNATENPYQAANRFLELNQLPLSYTDEVVKFIEKNTQGHSLESKKEPNLESQSSNKIKTTIFPVSQLLFSNANVPAMCQRLRSLNNTKSNPLPAKSIDSLERALSSKKITDTEKNELLETCLSILDSWSLAERFPALDALRLLAINSSSDLAPIFLEVFSRVVKSVPSSGNFESINVMLALRGLSNVVPNITDAEGVSKLMDCLTSTVPQASSAKDFKIAFATLAMNLSILLIQLNLENTGIELLSILFSFLDDPSPDNEAFYRALMALGTLCTVPDIALAASQIYHAQSIVHGIAERFSQEMRFVDAEKQILSLF, from the exons ATGACCTCTTATGAACTTTCACGAGAGCTAGGTGGCCATAAACAAGAT GTTCGCGGTGTTTGCAGTATTTCCAATGAATTGATAGGATCTGCCTCTCGAGATGGAACTTATAGTGTCTGGGAGCAAATCAATGGAGAATGGACGCCCCATTTTTACGAAAATCATGAAGGGTTTGTCAATTGTGTTTGTTATGTGCCGGCGATCGATAAAAACTCTAGGG GTTACATATTTTCAGGCGGACAAGACAAATGTGGTATTCTTCAAGAAGTAGGCACTAATTCACCCtcttattatttgtttggACATGAGTCCAACATCTGTTCTGCATCTGCATTAAATAGCGAAACAATTATTACTGGAAGCTGGGATAGTACGGCTAGAGTATGGGCTTTAGGCCAATGTAAATATGTACTTAAAGGGCACCAATCCTCAGTTTGGGCTGTTCTTGCCCTTGGTGAGGATATCTTTATAACAGGTTCAGCCGATAAATTGATCAAGATTTGGAACGGAGAAAAGCTTGTCAAATCTATCTTAGCACATAACGATTGTGTTCGCTCGCTTTGTCAAATTCCTGGAGGTTTTGCTTCCTGCTCTAATGATGGTGTTATTAAACTATGGACTTCAGATGGTGAATTCTTATATGAATTGCATGGCCATACCTCGTTTGTATATTCTTTAACTTATATCCACAACCAGCAGCTGATCGCATCTTGTGGTGAGGATCGTACAATCAGGATTTGGAAAGGTAAAGAGTGCTTACAATGTATTACTTTACCGACAACTAGTGTTTGGAGTGTTTCCTCCCTTCCAAACGGTGATTTAGTTTGCGGTTCCAGTGATGGTTTTGTTCGCATTTTCACAGTGGATAAGGTTCGAGTTGCACCTACTGAAGTactgaaaaattttgaagaaagagTTTCTCAGTTTGCCATTTCGAGCCAGGAAGTTGgtgatattaaaaaagggTCACTGCCTGGTTTAgaaattctttcaaaaccCGGTAAAGCTGACGGGGACGTTGTAATGGTTCGTGTAAATAATGATGTTGAGGCTTACCAATGGTCTCAAAAAGAGAAtgaatggaaaaaaataggCCAAGTGGTCGATGCTGTTGGTAACAACAGGAAGCAATTatttgaaggaaaagaatATGATTATGTCTTTGATGTTGACGTTGCAGATGGTCAAGCTCCTTTAAAGCTTCCTTATAATGCTACCGAAAATCCATATCAAGCTGCTAACAGATTTTTGGAGCTGAATCAACTTCCCTTGTCTTACACCGACGAAGTAgttaaatttattgaaaaaaatactcAAGGTCACAGTTTGGAATCGAAAAAGGAGCCGAACCTAGAGAGCCAATCTTCAAACAAGATTAAGACGACCATATTTCCAGTTTCTCAATTGCTTTTCTCTAATGCTAATGTTCCGGCAATGTGTCAAAGATTACGTTCCTTAAACAATACAAAGTCAAACCCTTTACCTGCTAAATCTATCGACAGTTTAGAACGTGCTTtgtcttcaaaaaaaattacagatacagaaaaaaatgagctTTTGGAAACTTGCTTATCTATCCTCGATTCATGGTCTTTGGCAGAAAGGTTTCCTGCGTTAGATGCTTTAAGGTTACTAGCAAtcaattcttcttctgatTTAGCTCCAATATTTTTAGAAGTATTTAGCCGAGTTGTGAAATCTGTGCCTTCTAGTGGGAATTTTGAATCGATCAATGTGATGCTAGCGTTACGTGGTTTGTCTAATGTTGTCCCAAATATCACTGATGCTGAAGGGGTATCGAAACTGATGGATTGTTTGACATCTACTGTTCCGCAAGCTAGTAGCGCCAAGGACTTTAAAATTGCGTTTGCAACATTAGCAATGAATTTATCAATATTGTTGATACAACTAAACCTCGAGAACACTGGAATTGAACTTTTATCAAtactattttcatttttggatGATCCATCTCCTGACAACGAAGCTTTTTATAGAGCATTAATGGCTCTTGGTACACTTTGCACTGTACCCGATATCGCTTTAGCAGCTTCTCAAATATATCATGCCCAGTCAATCGTCCATGGGATAGCGGAAAGGTTTTCACAGGAGATGCGCTTTGTAGACGCTGAAAAGCAAATCCTTTCACTCTTTTAG
- the mcs4 gene encoding response regulator Mcs4 yields MRIWFKKVPDGITSSVILSEDHLVDDLKDAIARKFPIRISQYYDAPELSIRVVAPPNASSELQSRELSPNESILFVMETYYPHGQDFNDALLVASPDTSVALRYRSSQLSSSTFESTPPVFSEYPPNIIPTPANETVPRIKQPSIALDSLESPVSAPSRHQSTYSYKGGPLNYNLRNASRTRSHQTLPSSNVNKTGVLLLPRSSRQQTLASRPSLPDLTSADKSQPSDEAESITRKNSIGMSTRSDESTAEKLAKAEVATPTNSRSISHSSLYTKQSGTAGVLPAVNADIDAANRMNPDISSQFPIADNKDPLNADTQAHLGFPSNQIDGIVGTSPVNVLTSPGIGAKAPFASLLEGVIPPINVLIVEDNIINQKILETFMKKRNISSEVAKDGLEALEKWKKKSFHLILMDIQLPTMSGIEVTQEIRRLERLNAIGVGAPKLTQPIPEKDQLNENKFQSPVIIVALTASSLMADRNEALAAGCNDFLTKPVSLVWLEKKITEWGCMQALIDWNGWCRFRGR; encoded by the coding sequence ATGCGCatttggtttaaaaaagttcCAGATGGGATTACTTCCTCCGTTATATTGTCTGAAGATCATCTGGTTGACGATTTAAAAGATGCCATCGCTCGGAAATTCCCTATTCGTATCAGTCAGTATTATGATGCACCTGAGCTTTCGATTCGTGTAGTAGCTCCACCAAATGCATCATCGGAGTTGCAATCTAGAGAACTCAGTCCCAACGAAAGCATATTATTTGTCATGGAAACTTATTATCCTCATGGTCAGGATTTTAACGACGCGCTTCTAGTAGCGTCGCCGGATACCTCAGTTGCCTTAAGATATCGCTCTTCTCAACTCTCATCCTCTACATTTGAATCAACACCTCCCGTTTTTTCTGAATACCCACCTAACATAATCCCTACCCCAGCGAACGAAACAGTCCCGCGTATCAAACAGCCATCCATTGCTCTTGATTCACTTGAGAGCCCGGTTTCTGCCCCTTCACGACATCAAAGTACTTATTCTTATAAAGGAGGtcctttaaattataatttacgAAATGCATCCCGAACTAGGTCCCATCAAACTCTTCCTTCCTctaatgtaaataaaactgGCGTACTACTTTTGCCTCGTTCTTCTAGACAGCAAACATTGGCTTCAAGACCCTCTTTACCAGATCTAACTTCAGCTGACAAGTCGCAACCATCAGACGAAGCCGAATCCATTACTAGAAAAAATTCTATTGGAATGTCGACTCGGTCTGATGAATCAACAGCTGAAAAATTGGCGAAAGCCGAAGTCGCGACACCCACTAATAGTAGAAGTATTAGTCATTCATCGCTTTATACGAAACAATCTGGTACCGCAGGAGTCCTTCCCGCGGTTAATGCTGATATTGACGCAGCAAATAGGATGAACCCTGATATCAGTTCTCAATTTCCTATAGCAGACAACAAAGATCCCTTAAATGCTGATACACAAGCCCATTTAGGATTTCCTTCTAATCAAATAGATGGAATTGTTGGTACTTCACCAGTCAATGTTCTAACAAGTCCCGGCATAGGTGCGAAAGCACCTTTTGCTAGTCTACTTGAAGGAGTGATTCCTCCAATTAACGTTTTGATTGTTGAAgataatattattaatcaaaaaatccTAGAGACTTTTATGAAGAAGCGCAATATTTCCTCGGAGGTTGCTAAAGATGGGCTTGAAGCACTCGAGAAgtggaaaaagaaatctttTCACTTGATTCTAATGGACATCCAACTTCCCACGATGTCCGGTATTGAAGTCACCCAAGAAATTAGGAGACTTGAGCGGTTAAACGCAATTGGAGTTGGTGCTCCAAAATTGACACAACCGATACCTGAAAAGGATCAGctaaatgaaaacaaatttcaatCTCCTGTGATTATAGTGGCACTTACTGCTTCTAGCCTAATGGCTGATCGAAACGAGGCTTTAGCTGCTGGTTGCAATGATTTTCTTACAAAGCCTGTCTCTTTAGTTTGGctagagaaaaaaattacggAGTGGGGCTGTATGCAAGCGCTTATTGATTGGAATGGTTGGTGCCGTTTTCGCGGTCGATGA